A genomic stretch from Phocoena phocoena chromosome 9, mPhoPho1.1, whole genome shotgun sequence includes:
- the AGAP3 gene encoding arf-GAP with GTPase, ANK repeat and PH domain-containing protein 3 isoform X4 — translation MERGWPPGDSRSRERPAACRRALSVCDSLDLHGAQAGRAASALCAVREQPARPQSVCSGGPGPPAAGVRGLLLGLLRPRLGRRGPPDGLPPAPRPASSGRPGSAAPSPSPSPAPSPAPGRRSRPRRTLAPRPTSMTFLEVNRLELAAEAEGAGAGLGRAGSAGFLRGASLWSSQRWQVLRGGGGGGGRSSPGPRRGLSALRKSFSFRLRRGQEIRRAESGLLPRARTRSDGDASSLGAFSSRRDLLLGAAAPSAAPEPGRPHTAAGLWRLLTSRFRRRGPAPAPAPSEPLWSRRAAAAPGLLSAPSDSFVNSQEWTLSRSVPELKVGIVGNLSSGKSALVHRYLTGTYVQEESPEGGRFKKEIVVDGQSYLLLIRDEGGPPELQFAAWVDAVVFVFSLEDEISFQTVYNYFLRLCSFRNASEVPMVLVGTQDAISAANPRVIDDSRARKLSTDLKRCTYYETCATYGLNVERVFQDVAQKVVALRKKQQLAIGPCKSLPNSPSHSAVSAASIPAVHINQATNGGSSAFSDYSSSVPSTPSISQRELRIETIAASSTPTPIRKQSKRRSNIFTICATVSNFSSTKRPFQLLPN, via the exons ATGGAGCGGGGCTGGCCGCCAGGGGACAGCCGCAGCCGGGAGCGGCCCGCCGCCTGCCGCCGCGCCCTCAGCGTCTGCGACTCGCTGGACCTGCACGGCGCCCAGGCCGGCCGCGCCGCCTCCGCCCTGTGCGCCGTGCGCGAGCAGCCGGCGCGGCCGCAGAGCGTGTGCTCGGGCGGCCCGGGGCCACCGGCCGCTGGCGTCCGCGGCCTGCTGCTCGGCCTCCTGCGCCCGCGTCTCGGCCGCCGCGGCCCCCCCGACGGCCTCCCGCCGGCTCCCCGGCCCGCGTCCTCGGGGCGCCCCGGCTCGGCCGCGCCTAGTCCGTCGCCCAGCCCCGCGCCCAGTCCCGCGCCGGGCCGGCGCAGCCGCCCCCGGCGGACCCTGGCGCCGCGGCCCACCAGCATGACGTTCCTGGAGGTGAACCGCCTGGAGCTGGCGGCTGAGGCCGAGGGCGCTGGCGCGGGGCTGGGCCGCGCGGGCAGCGCGGGTTTCCTGCGGGGCGCCTCGCTGTGGAGCAGCCAGCGCTGGCAGGTgctgcgcggcggcggcggcggcggcgggcgcagCTCCCCGGGCCCCCGGCGCGGCCTGTCGGCGCTGAGGAAGAGCTTCAGCTTCCGTCTGCGCCGCGGCCAGGAGATCCGGCGCGCAGAGTCGGGGCTGCTGCCCCGGGCGCGCACCCGCAGCGACGGCGACGCCAGCTCTCTGGGTGCCTTCTCCAGCCGCCGCGACCTGCTGCTGGGCGCCGCGGCCCCGAGCGCCGCGCCAGAGCCGGGCCGGCCCCACACTGCCGCCGGCCTCTGGAGGCTGCTCACCAGCCGCTTCCGCCGGAGGGggcccgcgcccgcgcccgcgccgTCCGAGCCGCTGTGGAGCCGCCGGGCGGCCGCGGCCCCTGGGCTCCTGAGCGCGCCAAGCG ACTCCTTTGTGAACAGCCAGGAGTGGACCCTGAGCCGTTCGGTGCCGGAGCTTAAAGTG GGCATTGTGGGGAACCTGTCTAGTGGGAAGTCGGCCCTGGTGCACCGCTATCTGACGGGGACCTATGTCCAGGAGGAGTCCCCAGAAG GGGGTCGGTTTAAGAAGGAGATTGTGGTGGATGGCCAGAGTTACCTGCTGCTGATACGAGACGAAGGAGGCCCCCCTGAGCTCCAG TTTGCTGCCTGGGTGGACGCGGTGGTGTTTGTGTTCAGCCTGGAGGATGAAATCAGCTTCCAGACGGTGTACAACTACTTCCTGCGGCTCTGCAGCTTCCGCAACGCCAGCGAGGTGCCCATGGTGCTGGTGGGCACGCAGG ACGCCATCAGTGCCGCGAACCCGCGGGTCATCGACGACAGCAGGGCCCGCAAGCTGTCCACAGACTTGAAGCGCTGCACCTACTACGAGACGTGCGCCACCTACGGACTGAACGTGGAGCGCGTCTTCCAGGACG tggcccAGAAGGTAGTGGCCTTGCGGAAGAAGCAGCAGCTGGCCATCGGGCCCTGCAAGTCACTGCCCAACTCTCCCAGCCACTCGGCCGTGTCCGCCGCCTCCATCCCGGCCGTGCATATCAACCAG GCCACGAATGGCGGCAGCAGCGCTTTCAGCGACTACTCATCCtcagtcccctccacccccagcatcAGCCAGCGGGAGCTGCGCATCGAGACCATCGctgcctcctccacccccacACCCATCCGCAAGCAGTCCAAGCGGCGCTCCAACATCTTCACG ATATGTGCCACTGTTTCCAACTTTTCATCAACAAAAAGGCCTTTCCAACTCCTTCCAAATTAG